One genomic segment of Huiozyma naganishii CBS 8797 chromosome 8, complete genome includes these proteins:
- the CCE1 gene encoding cruciform cutting endonuclease (similar to Saccharomyces cerevisiae MRS1 (YIR021W) and CCE1 (YKL011C); ancestral locus Anc_2.647), with protein MEKLGQLLPRLKSHTLNELCVALGAGIGTTKTKRTENILKQCRILHSFKTQYDSKGNLKISSIDSGVANFAISSVVVNPRGTEVVHWGKISLERAFLQGCPLGLSPQETYQLVTQLTDHIAWVTAGTSLYTVERQRTRTGSSRFVTDPVIKVNVLEHLLYFSLKTRGYHVESSDPVKIGKLWVPQEIFSGARSKKYRILRALNLVQNCNSAGNNVQFNERMRKTFTQYNREHAGKRSSLFDALALDQDGVAGTKKDDDLADSLLHALSWDQWFRTYVELYTRMHEGDPSETLLTDFCESRTAQLERLSTLEDPVT; from the coding sequence ATGGAAAAGTTGGGTCAATTGCTGCCCCGATTGAAGAGCcacactttgaacgaaCTGTGCGTCGCGTTGGGGGCCGGAATTGGAACCACAAAGACCAAACGGACGGAgaatatcttgaaacagtGTCGGATTCTGCACTCGTTCAAGACACAGTATGACAGTAAGGgaaacttgaagatctcgTCCATCGACTCCGGCGTCGCCAATTTTGCTATCTCCTCCGTTGTTGTGAACCCACGGGGGACGGAAGTGGTCCATTGGGGGAAAATTAGCTTGGAGAGAGCGTTCCTGCAGGGCTGCCCGCTCGGGTTATCACCGCAAGAGACGTACCAGTTGGTGACACAGTTGACAGACCACATTGCATGGGTCACAGCGGGAACTTCTCTGTACACCGTGGAGAGACAGAGAACGCGTACAGGGTCGTCGCGGTTTGTGACCGACCCTGTGATCAAAGTTAACGTGCTCGAGCACTTGCTGTATTTCTCGCTAAAGACTAGGGGGTACCACGTCGAGTCTTCGGACCCGGTAAAGATCGGGAAACTGTGGGTCCCCCAGGAAATCTTTTCGGGCGCTCGATCAAAGAAGTATAGGATCTTGAGAGCTTTGAACCTTGTACAAAATTGCAATTCCGCAGGAAACAACGTACAATTCAACGAACGAATGAGAAAGACTTTTACCCAGTACAACAGGGAGCACGCAGGTAAGAGATCGTCCCTATTTGACGCCCTCGCCTTAGACCAGGACGGAGTCGCCGGCACCAAAAAAGACGACGACCTGGCAGACTCACTGCTCCACGCGCTCTCCTGGGACCAGTGGTTCCGTACGTACGTGGAACTCTACACCCGAATGCACGAGGGCGACCCGTCAGAGACACTTCTCACGGACTTCTGCGAGAGTAGAACCGCCCAACTAGAGCGGCTCTCGACTCTGGAAGACCCCGTCACGTGA
- the KNAG0H00290 gene encoding aquaporin family protein produces MSESTSDLEGQKIVYETDPTTKGRDDKFAQRTKKRFDLGLHNWKMHAIAAYGEFCGTFMFLWCAYVICNVANRAVSVVDNEDRKLNSHPGSIIMIAIGFGWSVMFSIWCFMGVSGGALNPAVSLSLCLARNVTPIRCLVMWISQMVAGMAAGGAASAMTPGPVLFTNGLGLGCSRTRGLFLEMFGTAILCLTVLMTAVEERETNFLAALPIGVSLFIAHMALTGYTGTGVNPARTFGAALAAREFPTYHWIYWIGPLLGAILAWSIWQILQLVNYTWYVAKEHEKCDLPQE; encoded by the coding sequence ATGTCCGAGAGTACTTCAGATTTGGAAGGTCAAAAGATCGTCTACGAGACTGACCCTACCACGAAGGGGAGAGATGATAAATTCGCACAGCGTACCAAGAAAAGGTTCGACCTCGGGTTGCACAACTGGAAAATGCACGCTATTGCCGCATACGGTGAATTCTGCGGTACCTTCATGTTCCTGTGGTGCGCGTACGTCATTTGTAACGTCGCCAACCGCGCAGTCTCTGTGGTGGACAACGAGGACAGGAAACTGAACTCGCACCCAGGGTCTATCATCATGATCGCCATCGGGTTCGGGTGGTCGGTTATGTTCtccatctggtgcttcATGGGCGTCTCTGGTGGTGCCCTCAACCCAGCAGTGTCGCTCTCTCTGTGCCTCGCGAGGAACGTCACCCCAATTAGATGTCTCGTCATGTGGATCTCCCAGATGGTCGCAGGGATGGCCGCAGGCGGGGCCGCATCGGCAATGACGCCAGGGCCAGTGCTGTTCACAAACGGTCTCGGGTTGGGGTGTTCCCGCACGAGGGGGCTGTTCTTGGAGATGTTCGGTACCGCAATCCTGTGCCTCACCGTGCTTATGACCGCCGTCGAGGAACGGGAAACTAACTTCCTCGCAGCATTGCCCATCGGTGTCTCCCTGTTCATCGCCCACATGGCACTCACTGGGTACACGGGGACTGGGGTCAACCCAGCACGTACATTCGGTGCTGCCCTCGCCGCCAGAGAGTTCCCAACGTACCACTGGATCTACTGGATCGGACCACTACTCGGCGCAATACTCGCCTGGTCCATCTGGCAGATCTTGCAACTGGTCAACTACACCTGGTACGTGGCCAAGGAACACGAGAAATGCGACCTACCACAAGAATGA
- the SEC11 gene encoding signal peptidase complex catalytic subunit SEC11 (similar to Saccharomyces cerevisiae SEC11 (YIR022W); ancestral locus Anc_2.648): MNLRLELTKLLNLCFVFASAYMFWEGLSLVANTHSPIVVVLSGSMEPAFQRGDILFLWNRNEQSKVGDVVVYEVAGKNIPIVHRVLREHHSIADPSKQVLLTKGDNNAGNDIPLYANRKLYLNKQKDIVGTVKGYFPQLGYITIWVSENKYAKFALLGFLALSSLVGGE; encoded by the coding sequence ATGAATTTGAGGCTGGAATTGACCAAGCTGTTGAACTTATGTTTCGTGTTTGCCTCGGCTTACATGTTCTGGGAGGGACTCTCCCTCGTGGCGAACACACACTCGCCAATTGTGGTTGTGTTGTCCGGGTCGATGGAGCCCGCGTTCCAGAGGGGAGATATCTTATTCCTATGGAACAGAAATGAGCAATCGAAAGTCGGGGACGTCGTCGTATACGAAGTCGCAGGCAAGAACATCCCGATCGTCCACAGAGTGCTTAGAGAACATCACAGTATAGCCGACCCATCGAAACAGGTCCTGCTCACAAAGGGTGACAACAACGCGGGCAACGACATTCCACTGTACGCCAACAGGAAACTGTACCTGAACAAACAGAAAGATATCGTGGGCACCGTCAAGGGATACTTCCCACAGCTGGGCTACATCACTATCTGGGTCTCGGAGAACAAGTACGCCAAATTTGCTCTGCTTGGGTTTTTGGCACTGTCCTCTCTAGTGGGCGGCGAgtga
- the ATP7 gene encoding F1F0 ATP synthase subunit d (similar to Saccharomyces cerevisiae ATP7 (YKL016C); ancestral locus Anc_2.655): MSLAKSAANKLDWAKVISTLKISGSTATQLSSFKKRNDEARRKLLELQQQPAVVDFGMYRSALKNSSIVDKIESLCKAYQVVTVDSSKQISAIENFEKYALQNAKQTETLVAKELSTLKETLQKIESARPFDELTVDELIKAKPEIDAKVEEMVKKGKWEVPGYEEKFGSLNLM, translated from the coding sequence ATGTCTCTAGCGAAATCTGCTGCTAACAAGTTGGACTGGGCGAAAGTCATCTCTACACTGAAGATATCTGGGAGCACAGCTACACAGTTGTCCAGCTTCAAAAAGAGGAACGATGAAGCCCGGAGAAAGTTGCTGgaattgcaacagcaaccgGCCGTTGTTGATTTTGGAATGTACCGCTCCGCGTTGAAGAATTCGAGTATCGTGGATAAAATAGAATCACTGTGTAAGGCGTACCAGGTCGTTACGGTGGACTCCTCAAAGCAGATTTCTGCCATCGAGAACTTTGAGAAATATGCATTGCAGAACGCGAAACAGACCGAAACGCTAGTGGCTAAAGAAttgtccactttgaaggaaacTTTGCAGAAGATAGAAAGTGCCAGACCATTCGACGAATTGACCGTGGACGAGTTGATTAAGGCGAAGCCAGAGATTGACGCAAAGGTCGAAGAGATGGTCAAAAAGGGTAAGTGGGAAGTTCCAGGGTACGAGGAGAAGTTCGGCTCATTGAACTTGATGTGA
- the PUT3 gene encoding Put3p (similar to Saccharomyces cerevisiae PUT3 (YKL015W); ancestral locus Anc_2.654), with amino-acid sequence MTLDNIAVMLGDGKPPAERPVIKKQLVEPVHLMSQSNNAVAENMGGSYIAPTLSIPPRKVSKKEKKANRSRLPVACVACRRRHSKCPGGNPCSKCIAANLTCEYIEPSKKVVVSMTYLLQLQEDMSLLKKENVKLHSMIGNKRDQHPDGIEYDDPNDHLAVKESDTQRNNSNKLEPDETIGSNFAQRSGRLIESTQGQTYFVGSSSMTLFGIEIQGLITKYITGKVVKPLPTKAQFPATIYQKRNQLADNLVDPIETVTPIPHDDPDILEYGIKAFSKNDLKDSREIKLKFPHYTYALLLVDTVLKYNDGCFYFFNEGLVKHELFVLYSEKLLPFKANPTLQSISFCKLFLIFAIGEIYLGSKPKLDTDVENIGTDKLPGLKFFNEGSKLFHCLFSNENVECVTKEGGVETLLLYAFYLQIADCTVASYFYFGEALRACLILGMHVDAQSETLTRFELEHQRRLWWTVYIYERMLSSKAGLPLSFTEYTISTELPQDFEMDLPGGEHFLFSKAESLTNTIQIVRINASILNKMYQRQPFANILPTLQNIFKQLIDWKNNLSVFCQVDFSKRGKEFEISRQCTNLFTEYFQGINLAVRPLLFHFTILQLKRFKDTNAYLNLQNYSKTIATLLNFSLQASVNTIRALWHLKGKNMVAVFGYMDREYLFTSSCTLLLFNVAFGIHEQTLEHLDHALTIFTSMKRLGNQPAELRRAQLLTLTINLDFHDIMKELILKHTKDDEEQMGHLQSQDAVETPANGSSTITKMEPPKSVFTALPDNSNNRDGVVELDDTAPSDRVDMENLSSLVDIINASMEQSYSAPLTEKGTKIIEKNVNELDPINDLETDVFQEVLDSLDNVSKKDNLLWKEISDQAMWLGNAMDPTNAPGTEVDFSEFLLD; translated from the coding sequence ATGACCCTAGATAATATTGCTGTTATGTTGGGAGACGGTAAACCTCCTGCTGAACGGCCCGTTATCAAGAAACAACTCGTTGAGCCTGTGCATCTGATGAGTCAGAGTAATAATGCAGTGGCTGAGAACATGGGAGGTTCCTATATAGCACCGACTTTGTCGATTCCGCCGAGGAAAgtctccaagaaggagaagaaggcgaACAGGTCGAGATTGCCCGTTGCGTGTGTCGCTTGCAGAAGGCGACATAGCAAGTGCCCAGGTGGTAATCCGTGCTCCAAATGCATTGCAGCCAATTTGACCTGTGAGTACATCGAGCCATCCAAGAAGGTTGTCGTGTCAATGACCTATCTCCTGCAGTTACAAGAGGATATGTCGCTGCTTAAAAAGGAGAACGTTAAATTACATTCGATGATAGGGAATAAAAGAGATCAGCATCCGGATGGTATAGAATATGACGATCCCAATGACCATTTGGCCGTCAAGGAGAGTGATACACAGCGTAACAACTCCAATAAGTTGGAACCAGATGAAACTATCGGATCCAATTTCGCGCAAAGGAGCGGACGACTTATAGAATCTACACAGGGCCAGACCTATTTTGTGGGATCCTCGTCAATGACGTTATTTGGGATCGAAATCCAAGGTCTGATAACAAAATATATCACGGGTAAAGTGGTCAAACCTTTACCAACCAAGGCTCAATTTCCAGCGACAATCTATCAGAAGAGAAACCAACTAGCAGATAACTTGGTGGACCCAATCGAAACTGTGACACCTATTCCCCACGATGATCCAGATATCTTGGAGTATGGTATCAAGGCATTCTCGAAAAATGATTTAAAGGACTCCAGGGAAATTAAGTTGAAGTTCCCGCATTATACTTATGCacttctcctcgtcgatACGGTTCTAAAGTACAACGATGGTTGCTTCTATTTCTTCAACGAAGGGCTCGTGAAACATGAACTGTTTGTGCTCTACAGTGAAAAGTTGTTACCCTTCAAAGCAAACCCAACGTTACAGAGCATTTCCTTTTGCAAACTGTTCTTGATTTTTGCCATTGGCGAGATATACTTGGGATCAAAACCGAAACTAGACACAGACGTGGAGAATATTGGGACAGATAAACTACCTGGATTGAAATTCTTCAACGAGGGGTCCAAACTCTTCCACTGCCTGTTTTCAAACGAGAATGTAGAGTGTGTGACAAAGGAGGGTGGGGTTGAAACTCTGCTGCTGTATGCATTCTATTTACAGATCGCTGACTGCACCGTTGCCTCATACTTTTATTTTGGGGAGGCGCTTAGAGCATGTTTGATATTAGGTATGCATGTGGATGCTCAAAGTGAGACTTTGACTCGATTTGAACTCGAACATCAACGGCGGTTGTGGTGGACAGTGTATATCTACGAAAGGATGTTGAGCAGTAAAGCCGGTCTCCCGCTAAGTTTTACTGAGTACACAATATCCACCGAGCTCCCGCAGGATTTTGAGATGGATTTGCCAGGTGGAGAgcattttttgttttccaagGCGGAGTCACTAACGAACACTATTCAGATAGTGCGCATTAACGCCAGTATACTTAACAAGATGTATCAGCGTCAGCCATTCGCGAATATCCTCCCCACTTTGCAGAATATATTCAAGCAGTTAATCGACTGGAAAAACAACTTGTCCGTGTTCTGCCAAGTGGATTTTTCGAAGCGTGGAAAAGAATTCGAAATATCACGTCAGTGTACCAACCTTTTTACAGAGTATTTCCAAGGCATCAACTTGGCAGTGAGaccgttgttgttccaTTTTACAATATTGCAGTTGAAACGGTTCAAAGACACAAACGCATATTTGAATCTTCAAAACTACTCAAAGACGATAGCCACTCTTCTAAATTTCTCTTTGCAGGCTTCTGTAAATACAATAAGGGCATTATGGCACCTTAAGGGCAAGAACATGGTTGCAGTTTTTGGGTATATGGATCGTGAGTATTTGTTCACCTCATCGTGCACTTTACTATTGTTTAATGTTGCCTTTGGTATCCACGAGCAAACTTTGGAGCACCTGGACCACGCATTGACGATATTCACCAGCATGAAACGGTTAGGCAACCAACCAGCTGAGCTGCGGAGGGCACAGCTGTTGACACTCACGATTAACCTAGATTTCCACGATATCATGAAGGAGCTGATACTGAAGCACACCaaggatgatgaggagCAAATGGGTCATCTCCAGTCACAAGATGCTGTCGAGACGCCAGCCAACGGGTCATCCACAATAACCAAGATGGAGCCCCCAAAGTCGGTATTTACGGCACTTCCGGACAATAGCAACAATCGTGATGGTGTTGTAGAGCTGGATGACACTGCTCCCTCGGACAGAGTGGATATGGAAAACTTGTCGTCGCTTGTAGACATCATAAACGCCTCAATGGAACAGTCGTACAGTGCGCCGTTAACAGAAAAAGGTACGAAAATTATCGAGAAGAACGTCAATGAACTGGACCCAATCAATGACCTTGAAACCGACGTATTCCAGGAGGTTCTGGATAGTCTGGACAACGtctcgaagaaggacaaTTTATTATGGAAAGAAATATCTGACCAAGCTATGTGGCTAGGGAATGCGATGGACCCGACCAACGCTCCCGGTACTGAGGTTGACTTCAGTGAATTCTTGCTGGACTGA
- the ARC19 gene encoding Arc19p (similar to Saccharomyces cerevisiae ARC19 (YKL013C); ancestral locus Anc_2.650), with amino-acid sequence MSQSLRPYLNAVRFSLEAALTLSNFSSQEVERHNRPEIEVAHQSAELLLQPMHISRNENEQVLIESSVNSVRVSLMVKQADEIEQILVHKFTRFLEQRAEAFYILRREPIKGYSITFLITNKHTESMKTNKLVDFIIEFMEEVDKEISEMKLFLNARARFVAEAYLGEFVY; translated from the coding sequence ATGTCTCAATCATTGCGTCCGTATCTCAATGCAGTGAGATTCTCGCTGGAAGCAGCTCTTACACTTTCGAACTTTTCCTCGCAGGAAGTGGAAAGACACAACAGACCGGAGATTGAGGTGGCTCATCAGAGTGCTGAGTTGCTGCTACAGCCCATGCATATTTCGCGTAACGAAAATGAGCAAGTACTTATCGAGTCCAGCGTGAATTCAGTGCGCGTGTCGCTGATGGTCAAGCAGGCGGacgaaattgaacaaatcttGGTTCACAAGTTTACGAGGTTCCTAGAACAGCGCGCAGAGGCATTTTACATTCTGAGAAGAGAACCGATCAAGGGATACAGCATCACGTTCTTGATCACGAATAAACACACCGAATCGATGAAGACGAATAAGTTGGTGGATTTCATTATCGAGTTCATGGAGGAAGTCGACAAAGAGATCAGTGAAATGAAACTTTTCCTGAACGCAAGGGCAAGATTCGTCGCAGAAGCATATCTCGGTGAATTTGTTTACTGA
- the HCS1 gene encoding ATP-dependent 5'-3' DNA helicase HCS1 (similar to Saccharomyces cerevisiae HCS1 (YKL017C); ancestral locus Anc_2.656), with the protein MNREFAEKYLKAIGYEREQDVAQTARLLSTLSLPQLVKNGLAISNLNLENIRTGLSGDLFMELAPNHAVNDEIQKSDIKVGDIVVVRAKPASSTKSKKLTRAKKHTSKVQESPDSGTEEDASCIGVVYKMTTQQVVLTINEHQEIQATNLLHASKPLYVTKTTNTITYKRMESTMRKLAEFEETPSNRIVQLLLNMTTFIPNKPLTGIKYFNDQLNKSQQDAIAFSMENELSIIHGPPGTGKTYTLVELILQLVLNKNQRVLVCGPSNISVDTILERLSAHLPGNLLLRIGHPARLLKSNLLHSLDILTKRGDNGALLNDIYKDIDKTIAGVRKLKSYKDRREAWNEVKTLRKELRARERSIVTDLILEAKVVVATLHGASSKELLKAYDEVPKLFDTVIIDEVSQSLEPQCWIPLISHYKSNISKLVLAGDDKQLPPTVKTEDNAKFQKQLETTLFDRLVKNYGNVFKKFLDVQYRMNETIMEFPSKAMYNGKLLAHDSVATKLLLDLPGCDTAEDTEVAVIWYDTQGDFFLESEDSDSAVFASKYNENEALVVKSHILKLIGDHVSPECIGIISPYSAQVTLIKGMIREMYPSIEISTVDGFQGREKEVIILSLVRSNDKFEVGFLQENRRLNVAMTRPKKQLCVVGNIEMLERCGNKYLRSWGEWAEQNADLRYPDIDDFSE; encoded by the coding sequence ATGAACAGAGAATTTGCAGAGAAATACCTCAAGGCAATTGGTTACGAACGGGAGCAAGATGTTGCTCAGACTGCACGGTTGCTTTCCACGTTATCGCTCCCACAATTGGTGAAAAACGGGTTAGCAATCAGCAATTTGAATCTCGAAAATATCAGAACCGGGTTAAGTGGAGACCTGTTTATGGAGTTAGCGCCAAACCACGCAGTTAACGATGAAATACAGAAAAGTGACATCAAAGTAGGAGATATTGTCGTAGTTAGGGCCAAACCggcttcttcaacaaagtctAAGAAGTTAACGAGGGCCAAAAAACACACAAGTAAGGTACAGGAGAGTCCAGATTCTGGGACAGAAGAGGATGCTTCGTGTATTGGAGTGGTCTACAAAATGACGACTCAGCAGGTAGTCCTGACGATAAATGAACACCAGGAGATACAGGCTACAAATCTGTTACACGCCTCCAAACCACTGTATGTCACCAAGACAACCAACACGATCACATACAAACGAATGGAGTCCACAATGAGGAAACTCGCTGAATTCGAAGAAACTCCATCCAACAGAATAGTCCAACTGCTGTTAAACATGACCACATTCATCCCAAACAAACCACTCACAGGGATCAAATACTTTAACGATCAGCTCAATAAATCCCAGCAAGATGCAATAGCATTTTCGATGGAAAATGAACTTTCCATCATTCATGGCCCCCCAGGTACCGGTAAGACATATACTCTGGTGGAGCTGATTCTTCAACTAGTGCTGAATAAAAACCAAAGGGTCCTAGTCTGTGGGCCATCCAACATTTCTGTGGACACCATACTGGAACGACTGTCTGCCCATCTACCAGGTAATTTGTTGTTGAGAATTGGCCATCCCGCTCGGCTTCTGAAGTCAAACTTGCTCCATTCATTGGATATTTTGACCAAAAGAGGCGACAACGGCGCGCTCTTGAACGATATTTATAAAGACATTGATAAAACAATCGCTGGGGTCAGGAAGTTGAAATCCTACAAAGATAGAAGGGAGGCTTGGAATGAAGTTAAGACGCTACGAAAAGAACTAAGAGCCAGAGAGAGGAGTATAGTTACTGATCTGATCCTCGAGGCCAAAGTTGTCGTTGCCACGTTGCACGGGGCCTCTTCCAAAGAACTGCTCAAGGCATATGATGAGGTCCCCAAACTTTTTGATACAGTAATAATTGATGAGGTATCTCAAAGTCTGGAACCACAATGCTGGATACCTCTGATTTCCCATTACAAGTCCAACATCAGTAAACTCGTCTTGGCTGGTGACGACAAGCAACTCCCGCCAACCGTCAAGACCGAGGACAACGCCAAGTTCCAAAAGCAACTGGAGACGACATTGTTTGACCGGTTGGTTAAAAACTATGGGAACgttttcaagaagtttcTGGACGTCCAGTACCGAATGAACGAAACCATCATGGAGTTCCCATCCAAAGCCATGTACAATGGTAAACTACTAGCGCACGATAGTGTAGCCACTAAACTATTACTCGATCTCCCCGGCTGTGATACAGCAGAAGACACAGAAGTGGCAGTGATTTGGTACGATACACAGGGcgacttttttttggaaagcGAGGATTCAGATTCTGCTGTATTTGCCTCAAAATATAATGAGAATGAGGCCCTTGTGGTCAAAAGTCATATTCTCAAACTGATCGGGGATCATGTCTCGCCGGAATGCATCGGCATTATTTCTCCCTATAGCGCTCAGGTGACACTTATAAAGGGCATGATACGCGAGATGTACCCGAGCATTGAGATCTCGACGGTCGACGGTTTCCAAGGTCGAGAAAAAGAGGTTATCATTCTATCATTAGTGAGGAGTAACGATAAGTTTGAGGTCGGGTTCTTGCAAGAAAATAGGAGATTGAACGTTGCTATGACAAGACCGAAGAAACAGCTTTGTGTGGTCGGAAACATTGAAATGCTAGAGCGGTGCGGTAATAAATACTTGAGAAGTTGGGGAGAATGGGCTGAGCAAAACGCAGACTTGAGGTATCCTGATATAGATGATTTTTCAGAGTAG